A window from Carassius gibelio isolate Cgi1373 ecotype wild population from Czech Republic chromosome B3, carGib1.2-hapl.c, whole genome shotgun sequence encodes these proteins:
- the LOC127953004 gene encoding GTPase IMAP family member 4, with protein sequence MDEITEISHGHEQGICLPDCPKLRIVLVGVTESGKSAAGNAILGKKAFDEVGVKTRMSLSCQGLVRGQQVLVVDTPGWEWFNVNGSSAWSVKKEIMRSMSLCQPGAHALLLVVPLSFSFSQRERRAVEEHVELFGPEAWSYSLVLFTILDRKQLRGSTLKKEVMLNVELHRLIVKCGGRFCALYSNPKAGEDQVAGLLAKIKKMVATNEETMLSSEKVLERAREMEEEELRRLEEERKRDEKIEKVRELRRSGRKMTQRTVDEQKYSARYNISSDQPLSSRSSVRQSCKQQ encoded by the exons ATGGATGAGATTACAGAAATATCCCACGGTCACG AACAAGGCATTTGTCTTCCTGACTGTCCTAAACTGAGAATTGTCCTGGTTGGAGTGACAGAATCTGGGAAAAGTGCTGCTGGTAATGCCATTCTGGGCAAGAAAGCCTTTGACGAGGTTGGGGTGAAGACCCGAATGAGTTTGTCATGTCAGGGTCTTGTGAGAGGACAGCAGGTGCTGGTGGTTGACACCCCAGGTTGGGAATGGTTTAATGTCAATGGCTCCTCTGCATGGTCTGTGAAGAAGGAGATAATGAGAAGTATGAGTCTGTGCCAGCCTGGAGCCCATGCCCTGCTGCTGGTGGTGCCACTGTCCTTCTCGTTCTCCCAGCGTGAACGTCGTGCTGTGGAGGAACATGTAGAGCTGTTTGGTCCAGAAGCCTGGAGTTACAGCTTGGTGCTCTTCACCATTTTAGACAGAAAGCAGTTACGTGGCTCCACCTTAAAGAAAGAAGTGATGTTGAACGTGGAGCTACACAGGCTGATTGTCAAATGTGGAGGCCGTTTCTGTGCTCTGTACAGCAATCCCAAAGCAGGGGAGGACCAGGTGGCTGGTCTTCTGGCAAAGATCAAGAAAATGGTGGCTACCAATGAGGAGACTATGCTCTCCAGTGAGAAGGTGTTGGAACGGGCCAGAGAAATGGAGGAAGAAGAGCTCAGAAGATTGGAGGAAGAACGAAAAAGAGATGAGAAAATAGAAAAAGTGAGAGAGTTAAGAAGATCGGGAAGGAAAATGACCCAACGGACAGTGGATG
- the eif3d gene encoding eukaryotic translation initiation factor 3 subunit D: MAKFHAPVIQDNPSGWGPCAVPEKFKDMPYQPFSKGDRLGKVADWTGATYQDKRYTNKYSSQFGGGSQYAYFHEEDETSFQLVDTAKTQKTAYQKNRMRFAQRNLRRDKDRRTLTQFNMQTLPKSAKQKERDRMRLQKKFQKQFGVRQKWDQKSQTQLKPRDSSVEVRSDWEVKEEMDFPRLMKMRYMDVADPADIECCGALEHYDKAFDRVTTRNEKPLKSIKRIFHTVTTTDDPVIRKLAKTQGNVFATDAILATLMCCTRSVNSWDIIVQRVGNKLFFDKRDNSDFDLLTVSETANEPPQDEGSSLNSPRNLAMEATYINHNFSQQCLRMGGERHKFPNPNPFVEEDMEKSEVASVAYRYRRWKLGDDIDLIVRCEHDGVMTGANGEVSFINVKALNEWDSRYCNGVDWRQKLDSQRGAVLATELKNNSYKLARWTCCAILAGSEYLKLGYVSRYHVKDSSRHVILGTQQFKPNEFASQINLSMENAWGILRCVIDICRKLEEGKYLILKDPNKQVIRVYSLPDGTFSSDEDEEEEEDDEEEDEEDEDN, from the exons ATGGCAAAGTTCCATGCACCTGTGATCCAGGACAACCCGTCAGGATGGGGTCCTTGTGCTGTTCCTGAGAAGTTTAAAGACATGCCCTACCAGCCTTTCAGTAAGGGAGACCGACTGGGAAAG GTAGCAGACTGGACTGGTGCAACGTACCAGGATAAGAGATACACAA ATAAATACTCCTCTCAGTTCGGAGGCGGCAGTCAGTATGCTTATTTCCACGAGGAGGACGAGACCAGCTTCCAGTTGGTGGACACTGCTAAGACTCAGAAGACGGCCTATCAGAAGAACCGTATGCGCTTCGCTCAG AGGAATCTTCGGAGAGACAAAGATCGCAGGACTCTTACTCAGTTCAACATGCAGACCCTGCCTAAGAGCGCCAAGCAGAAGGAAAG GGACCGTATGCGCTTGCAGAAGAAATTCCAGAAGCAGTTTGGAGTTCGGCAGAAGTGGGATCAGAAGTCCCAG ACCCAGCTCAAGCCCAGGGACTCCTCCGTGGAGGTGCGCAGTGACTGGGAGGTGAAGGAGGAGATGGACTTCCCCAGGCTCATGAAGATGAGATACATGGATGTGGCCGACCCGGCTGACAT TGAGTGCTGTGGAGCTCTTGAGCACTACGACAAGGCTTTCGATCGCGTCACCACACGCAACGAAAAACCACTCAAGAGCATCAAGAGGATCTTCCACACCGTTACCACCACTGATGACCCCGTGATCCGCAAG TTGGCAAAAACCCAGGGCAATGTGTTTGCCACTGATGCCATCCTGGCAACTCTGATGTGCTGCACACGCTCAGTCAACTCCTGGGATATCATTGTCCAGCGTGTGGGCAACAAGCTCTTTTTCGACAAGAGAGACAACTCTGATTTTG ACCTGCTTACTGTGAGTGAGACTGCGAATGAGCCGCCCCAGGACGAGGGCAGTTCCCTCAACTCCCCCCGAAACCTGGCCATGGAGGCCACCTACATCAACCACAACTTCAGCCAGCAGTGCCTCCGAATG GGAGGAGAGAGGCATAAATTCCCCAATCCTAACCCATTTGTTGAGGAGGACATGGAGAAGAGTGAGGTGGCATCTGTTGCCTACAG GTACCGGAGGTGGAAGCTCGGGGATGACATTGACCTCATTGTGCGCTGTGAGCATGATGGAGTGATGACCGGTGCAAACGGAGAAGTCTCTTTCATCAATGTCAAGGCCCTGAACGAGTGGGACTCCAga TACTGCAATGGAGTGGACTGGAGACAGAAACTGGATTCCCAGAGAGGAGCGGTTCTGGCCACAGAGCTGAAGAACAACAGCTACAAATTGGCCCGTTGGACCTGCTGTGCCATTCTCGCGGGATCTGAGTACCTCAAATTAGG GTACGTCTCCCGTTATCATGTCAAGGATTCATCTAGACATGTCATCTTGGGCACACAGCAGTTCAAGCCCAACGAGTTTGCCAGCCAAATTAACCTGAGCATGGAGAACGCCTGGGGCATCCTGCGCTGTGTGATCGACATCTGTCGCAAGCTGGAGGAGGGCAAATACCTCATCCTCAAGGACCCTAATAAG CAAGTAATCAGGGTGTACAGCTTGCCTGATGGAACCTTCAGCTcggatgaagatgaagaggaggaggaagacgacGAGGAAGAAGATGAAGAGG ATGAAGACAATTAA